Genomic window (Ureibacillus composti):
ATTACATAAGTTAACGCATCGTAAGGCATTAATGGGAACTTTGCCGTAAAATAGCCGAGTAATCCAATTGCAACGACAAACAAACTTACGATTAAAAATACAATTCGCATAAAAATTGTCTCAGGAGTTGGGAATAATTGAATAAGAAATAATGAGGCGTCCATAAAGAAGCCAAATAATAATAAAATAATCAATTGTACAGAAAATTCTTTTACATCAAGTCTTTTCGATAATATGATTTGCACAATAACAAATAGAATATTAGCAACAATTGTCATTAACCCAACTGAAAGATCAGATGCTAATGAAAGAGCATAGGCGAGTGAGGATACAGGTGAAACACCAAATGCAGCTTGGATAGAGAAACTAACTCCTAACGATAGAAAAAATAAACCGAACAAGTATAATATAATTCGCTTTATCGTAACTTTCATATGATTATTTTTCATATAACTCTTCTTTCCAATTAAGTATTTTTATCTATTATAGGACAGAATCCAACATATTAAAAATATATAAATGTTAAACTAATTATATGAAAAAACATATAATGGAGAATCAAAATGGATGTTCGACAATTACAATATTTTAAAGAAATTGTGAAGCAAGGTAGTATTTCAAAAGCAGCAGAAGCCCTGCATATTGCGCAACCTCCCCTTAGTCAGTTATTAAAGAAATTAGAAACTGAGCTAGGCACTACCCTCATACATAGGTATCGTCAAAAATGGGAGTTAACAGAAACTGGACAAGTTTTATACCAATATGCCGAACAAATGCTAAGTAAAATGTCAGATGTTATAAGACAAATTGAAGAAATTGAACAAGGTGTAGCTGGAACTGTTCGCATTGGAGTCTCTTCCTCTTGTTCAAATATGCTCGTTGATTTAATTGCTATGTATAGTAAGCTTTATCCTAAAGTTAAAAT
Coding sequences:
- a CDS encoding DUF6198 family protein, with the protein product MKVTIKRIILYLFGLFFLSLGVSFSIQAAFGVSPVSSLAYALSLASDLSVGLMTIVANILFVIVQIILSKRLDVKEFSVQLIILLLFGFFMDASLFLIQLFPTPETIFMRIVFLIVSLFVVAIGLLGYFTAKFPLMPYDALTYVISERFKLKFSKAKITSDLLNVFVAGAICLIFNHSFGAVGIGTLIAAYFIGKILGLLMRHFQACLQHWVFIDHAGQTEKSTLNNQIEEQESTNVQL